One genomic window of Providencia hangzhouensis includes the following:
- the ubiH gene encoding 2-octaprenyl-6-methoxyphenyl hydroxylase: MNVIIVGGGMAGATLALAISSLSQGKLSVSLIEAALPDGKHPGFDARAIALAHGTCQSLAKIGVWPALADCVTPINHVHVSDRGHAGFVNIAADDYHIDALGNVIELHEAGARLFSLLRKAPGVTLYCPAKVENVYREQEIVTVTLDNGDKVTGELLIAADGSHSAIGKACHMQWQQDDYGQVAIIANVKTAIDPQGQAFERFTEFGPLALLPMSQGRSSLVWCHQQEQADTIRSWDDETFKDKLQQAFGWRLGEIVMAGKRHCYPLVLRKALNPVSHRVVLVGNAAQTLHPIAGQGFNLGIRDVMQLAHIVVDANAKGQDIGRYSLLSQYQQARALDRDKTVTITDGLVRLFANRCLPLIVGRNLGLMAMEMLPPARDVLARQTLGWVAHQ, from the coding sequence ATGAATGTGATCATCGTGGGGGGCGGTATGGCGGGTGCAACATTAGCACTGGCGATATCATCCCTTAGCCAAGGAAAATTATCGGTTTCATTAATCGAGGCAGCTTTGCCTGATGGCAAACATCCGGGATTCGACGCACGTGCGATTGCGCTAGCTCACGGTACTTGCCAGTCGTTAGCAAAAATAGGCGTTTGGCCTGCTTTAGCGGATTGTGTGACCCCCATTAATCATGTTCATGTGTCTGATAGAGGCCATGCTGGTTTTGTGAATATCGCAGCCGATGATTATCATATCGATGCTCTAGGCAATGTTATTGAACTGCACGAAGCTGGTGCCCGCCTATTTTCATTGTTACGTAAAGCCCCCGGTGTAACCCTTTATTGCCCTGCAAAAGTAGAAAATGTTTATCGTGAACAAGAGATTGTGACGGTCACCTTGGATAATGGAGATAAGGTGACAGGGGAATTACTGATTGCTGCGGATGGCAGCCATTCCGCGATTGGTAAAGCCTGCCATATGCAATGGCAACAGGACGATTATGGGCAAGTGGCTATTATCGCGAATGTGAAAACCGCCATAGACCCACAAGGCCAAGCCTTTGAACGCTTTACGGAATTTGGCCCATTAGCCTTGTTGCCAATGTCACAAGGCCGTAGTTCATTGGTTTGGTGCCATCAGCAAGAACAAGCTGACACAATCAGGTCTTGGGATGATGAGACATTCAAGGATAAATTACAGCAAGCATTCGGCTGGCGGCTAGGCGAAATCGTCATGGCCGGTAAGCGTCATTGTTATCCATTGGTATTACGTAAGGCGCTTAACCCTGTTAGTCATCGAGTCGTGTTAGTGGGGAACGCTGCTCAGACCCTGCATCCTATTGCGGGGCAAGGCTTTAATTTAGGTATCCGTGATGTGATGCAACTGGCTCACATTGTGGTAGATGCAAACGCGAAAGGGCAAGACATTGGCCGTTATTCATTACTTAGCCAATACCAGCAAGCCAGAGCGTTAGATAGAGACAAAACGGTTACGATAACCGACGGTTTGGTTCGTTTATTTGCGAATCGCTGTTTACCGCTTATTGTCGGGCGTAACTTAGGTTTAATGGCAATGGAAATGTTACCGCCAGCTCGTGATGTTTTGGCTCGCCAAACATTGGGTTGGGTTGCACACCAATAA
- the gcvT gene encoding glycine cleavage system aminomethyltransferase GcvT — protein MVKQTTLYDEHIACGAKMVDFHGWMMPLHYGSQINEHNFVRTEAGMFDVSHMTIVDLHGEGCRDFLRYLLANDINKLTEQGKALYTGMLNASGGVIDDLIVYYLADDFYRLVVNSATRDKDLAWIEQHAKGYAVEIRVRDDLALLAVQGPQAPEKVHSLLSSEQNSAIEGMKPFYGIQTGDLFIATTGYTGEKGYEIAMPKEQVVEFWHKLLKAGVHPAGLGARDTLRLEAGMNLYGQDMDETISPLAANMGWTISWKPEDRQFIGREALEKLREQGTEKLVGIVMREKGILRAGQVVRFTDELGKLQEGVITSGSFSPTLGFSIALARVPNGIQDKAIVEIRQREMPVEVVKPGFVREGNCLV, from the coding sequence ATGGTAAAGCAAACAACGCTATATGATGAACATATAGCCTGCGGTGCAAAAATGGTCGATTTTCATGGTTGGATGATGCCGTTGCATTATGGTTCGCAGATCAATGAACATAATTTTGTCAGAACCGAAGCAGGGATGTTTGATGTTTCCCATATGACTATTGTCGATTTACACGGCGAAGGCTGTCGTGATTTTCTTCGTTATCTTCTCGCCAACGATATCAATAAACTTACAGAGCAAGGTAAAGCCTTATATACAGGCATGCTGAATGCTTCAGGTGGTGTTATTGATGACCTGATTGTGTATTACCTCGCTGATGACTTTTATCGTCTCGTCGTCAACTCAGCAACACGCGATAAAGACCTCGCTTGGATTGAACAACATGCTAAAGGTTATGCAGTTGAAATTCGTGTTCGCGATGACTTAGCGTTATTAGCTGTCCAAGGGCCGCAAGCACCAGAAAAGGTTCATTCATTACTGAGTTCGGAACAAAATAGCGCCATTGAAGGAATGAAACCATTTTATGGTATTCAAACTGGAGATTTGTTCATCGCAACCACGGGCTATACCGGCGAAAAAGGTTATGAAATTGCTATGCCTAAAGAGCAGGTCGTTGAATTTTGGCATAAACTGCTTAAGGCAGGGGTACACCCAGCGGGCTTAGGGGCGCGGGATACTTTGCGCCTTGAAGCCGGTATGAACCTATATGGGCAAGATATGGATGAAACGATTTCACCATTAGCCGCGAATATGGGATGGACGATCTCTTGGAAACCAGAAGATCGCCAATTTATTGGCCGTGAAGCATTGGAAAAATTACGCGAACAAGGTACTGAAAAACTTGTCGGTATTGTGATGCGTGAAAAAGGTATACTGCGTGCAGGGCAAGTTGTCCGCTTTACTGATGAACTGGGGAAACTACAAGAAGGGGTAATAACCAGTGGCTCTTTCTCGCCAACCCTTGGCTTCAGTATTGCGTTAGCGCGTGTCCCGAACGGAATTCAAGACAAAGCAATTGTTGAAATCAGACAAAGAGAAATGCCAGTTGAAGTTGTTAAACCGGGCTTTGTCCGTGAAGGTAACTGCTTAGTGTAA
- the zapA gene encoding cell division protein ZapA, giving the protein MSAQPVDIQIFGRSMRVNCPSEQKEALLESAKELEQRLQNLKDRSGVTNMEQLIFIVALNVCHELAQEKTKTRDYAYNMEEKIKMLQHTIEQALHDQVKITERQVLPLE; this is encoded by the coding sequence ATGTCCGCACAACCTGTCGACATCCAGATTTTCGGGCGTTCAATGCGAGTTAACTGCCCATCAGAACAAAAAGAAGCCCTTCTTGAGTCGGCTAAAGAATTAGAACAACGCTTGCAAAATCTGAAAGATAGAAGCGGTGTGACCAATATGGAACAACTTATTTTTATCGTAGCATTGAACGTCTGTCACGAATTAGCACAAGAAAAGACAAAAACGCGTGATTATGCTTATAATATGGAAGAGAAAATAAAAATGTTGCAGCACACAATCGAACAAGCGTTGCACGATCAGGTGAAAATTACTGAGAGGCAGGTATTGCCCCTAGAGTAA
- a CDS encoding YecA family protein, with protein MSIQKSLPNYESLDKLLQQHSIALTAAEIHGLITGLICGGGRDQSWQTLVHDLANDGLAFPQTVSQPLRELFDTTFEALDDSEFAFTMLFPDEDASVFDHADALAGWVNHFLLGVGVTQPKLADKKEISEVITDLRNIGMLGYDEDEDQEELEQALEEVVEYVRVAVQLCYIALIEPTKGQGPTAVENDKPVLH; from the coding sequence ATGTCTATACAAAAATCTTTACCAAACTATGAATCACTGGACAAACTACTGCAACAGCACTCAATCGCACTTACTGCCGCAGAGATCCATGGTCTAATAACCGGGTTGATCTGTGGTGGGGGACGTGATCAAAGCTGGCAAACGTTAGTCCATGACCTTGCTAACGATGGTTTAGCTTTTCCACAAACCGTTTCACAGCCACTGCGAGAACTTTTTGATACCACGTTTGAAGCACTTGATGATAGCGAGTTTGCATTTACTATGCTATTTCCTGACGAAGATGCTTCTGTTTTTGACCATGCTGATGCGCTAGCTGGCTGGGTAAATCACTTTTTATTAGGTGTTGGTGTTACACAACCGAAACTGGCTGATAAAAAAGAGATAAGCGAGGTTATCACAGATTTACGCAATATTGGTATGCTTGGTTATGATGAAGACGAAGACCAAGAAGAACTCGAGCAAGCGTTAGAAGAAGTGGTGGAGTATGTCAGGGTGGCGGTGCAATTATGTTACATTGCATTGATTGAGCCAACTAAAGGCCAAGGCCCAACCGCAGTGGAAAATGATAAGCCAGTTCTTCATTAG
- a CDS encoding 5-formyltetrahydrofolate cyclo-ligase — translation MQDSLSTQRQQVRQTIRQARRQLSAQQQYDAAEQLMHNALNHPKIAQANTIALFLSFDGEIDTKPLIQALWAEGKQVYLPVLHPFSRHHLLFLHYRPDSQLVKNRFNIDEPPLDVRDVLPLEKLDIMLIPLVAFDTQGQRLGMGGGFYDRTLANWQKTGFYPIGLAHNCQQVEKLPIAHWDIPLPEIITPQKIWRWS, via the coding sequence ATGCAAGACTCCCTCTCGACCCAACGCCAGCAGGTACGTCAAACAATCCGCCAAGCACGTCGTCAATTAAGCGCTCAGCAGCAATATGACGCTGCGGAACAACTCATGCATAATGCATTAAACCACCCGAAAATAGCACAAGCCAACACGATTGCGTTGTTTCTTTCTTTTGATGGCGAAATTGATACTAAACCGCTTATTCAGGCGCTCTGGGCTGAAGGCAAACAAGTCTATCTCCCTGTTTTGCATCCTTTTAGTCGCCACCATTTATTGTTTCTTCACTATCGCCCCGATAGCCAACTCGTTAAAAACAGATTTAATATTGATGAACCACCGCTTGATGTTAGAGATGTGCTACCACTTGAGAAACTGGATATCATGCTTATCCCATTAGTGGCTTTTGATACTCAAGGGCAACGGTTAGGTATGGGAGGTGGGTTCTATGATAGGACTCTAGCAAATTGGCAAAAAACCGGTTTTTATCCGATAGGTCTTGCCCATAATTGCCAGCAAGTAGAAAAACTCCCCATCGCACACTG
- the pepP gene encoding Xaa-Pro aminopeptidase: protein MNKQEFISRRNALLAQMQPGSAAIIFSAPPAQRNADCEYPYRQHSDFLYLTGFSEPEAVLVLIKSDEKHSHSVLFNRVRDLTAEIWFGRRLGQDAAPEKLGIDKALPFNEIEEQLYQLLNGLDVVYHAQGEFAYADKLVFDALDILRKGSRRHLRAPQTLVDWRPIVHEMRLFKSEEEINTLRMAGRISALAHVRAMETCRPNMYEYQLCGELEHEFTRHGARFPSYNSIVGSGENACILHYTENESLMKDGELVLIDAGAEFEGYAGDITRTFPVNGKFSQAQREIYDIVLKALNTALELYRPGTSIHEVTREIVRIKTEGLVALGILQGDVDQLIENKAYQPFFMHGLSHWLGLDVHDVGFYGTDRDRTLEVGMVLTVEPGLYIAPDADVPPQYRGIGVRIEDDIVITENGNENLTDLVVKDPDEIEALMAAVTHNLG from the coding sequence ATGAATAAACAGGAATTTATTTCTCGTCGCAATGCATTATTGGCTCAAATGCAACCAGGCAGTGCAGCAATTATTTTCTCAGCGCCTCCTGCGCAGCGTAATGCGGATTGCGAATACCCGTACCGTCAACACAGTGATTTCCTTTATTTGACGGGGTTTAGCGAACCTGAAGCCGTATTAGTGTTGATTAAGAGCGATGAAAAACATAGCCATTCTGTTCTTTTTAACCGTGTTCGTGATTTAACTGCTGAAATTTGGTTTGGTCGCCGCCTTGGCCAAGACGCCGCACCTGAAAAGTTAGGTATCGACAAAGCGTTACCTTTCAATGAAATAGAAGAACAACTTTATCAATTACTGAACGGCCTCGATGTGGTTTATCATGCACAGGGGGAGTTTGCCTATGCCGATAAATTAGTATTTGATGCCTTAGATATTTTACGTAAAGGCAGCCGCCGTCACTTACGAGCGCCACAAACATTGGTAGATTGGCGGCCGATTGTCCATGAAATGCGCTTATTTAAGTCAGAAGAAGAAATTAATACTCTGCGTATGGCTGGGCGAATTTCTGCTCTCGCACACGTTAGAGCCATGGAAACTTGCCGACCTAATATGTATGAATACCAACTTTGTGGTGAGTTAGAACACGAATTTACTCGCCATGGTGCACGTTTCCCTTCGTACAACTCCATTGTGGGTAGTGGTGAAAATGCCTGTATTTTGCATTACACCGAAAATGAGAGCCTAATGAAGGATGGCGAATTAGTCTTGATTGATGCGGGGGCAGAATTTGAAGGCTATGCAGGGGATATCACGCGTACTTTCCCAGTAAATGGTAAATTTAGCCAAGCGCAACGTGAAATTTACGATATCGTCCTTAAAGCGTTAAATACCGCGTTAGAGCTATACCGCCCGGGAACCAGTATTCATGAGGTGACTCGTGAAATTGTTCGTATCAAAACAGAAGGTCTTGTCGCACTTGGAATTTTACAAGGCGATGTGGATCAATTGATCGAAAACAAAGCATATCAGCCATTCTTTATGCATGGTCTAAGTCATTGGTTAGGGTTAGATGTACATGATGTAGGTTTTTATGGCACAGACCGCGACCGTACACTTGAAGTGGGGATGGTATTAACTGTTGAGCCTGGTTTATATATTGCTCCAGATGCCGATGTGCCACCACAATATCGCGGTATTGGTGTACGTATCGAAGATGATATTGTTATCACCGAAAACGGAAATGAAAACTTAACAGATTTAGTCGTGAAAGACCCTGATGAAATTGAAGCCCTAATGGCGGCAGTAACGCACAATTTAGGGTAG
- the ubiI gene encoding FAD-dependent 2-octaprenylphenol hydroxylase — MQSFDVVIAGGGMVGLALACGLEGSGLRVAVIETHPPKVPFSVAEPHALRVSAINAASEKLLTHLGVWSTIKGMRASAYNGMEVWDNDSFGRISFTAQERNLTHLGHIVENNVVRDALWQKGSQLRDVTLLAPATIKKVVWGENDVFITLDDENMLTARLIVGADGANSWLRSHADIPLTFWDYEHTALVATIRTEKPHEGVARQAFDGEGILAFLPLSDPHLCSIVWSQPATEAARRQSLEPADFNKELAVAFDVRLGLCQVESERLTIPLTGRYARQFAAQRLALLGDAAHTIHPLAGQGVNLGFMDVAMLIGEIKRLHREGKDFGQYLYLRDYERSRKHSAALMLAGMQGFRELFDGNNPAKKLLRDIGLVLADSLPGVKPQLLNHAMGLFDMPKWLEQLQVEDTL; from the coding sequence ATGCAATCATTTGATGTGGTTATCGCCGGTGGTGGTATGGTTGGGTTGGCACTCGCTTGTGGGCTTGAAGGGAGTGGGCTCCGTGTTGCGGTAATTGAGACTCATCCACCCAAGGTACCATTTAGTGTAGCAGAGCCGCATGCATTAAGGGTATCTGCTATTAATGCGGCAAGTGAAAAGTTACTGACCCACTTAGGTGTATGGTCAACTATTAAAGGAATGCGAGCTTCTGCATATAATGGCATGGAAGTTTGGGATAACGATAGCTTTGGGCGTATTTCTTTTACCGCTCAAGAACGTAACCTGACGCATTTAGGGCATATTGTTGAGAATAATGTTGTACGTGATGCACTATGGCAAAAGGGGTCTCAGCTTCGCGATGTGACATTATTAGCCCCCGCAACAATTAAAAAAGTGGTGTGGGGAGAAAATGATGTTTTCATTACGTTAGATGATGAAAACATGTTAACGGCACGGTTGATTGTGGGGGCTGATGGGGCAAACTCGTGGTTGCGTAGCCATGCTGATATCCCATTAACCTTTTGGGATTATGAACATACCGCGTTAGTTGCTACGATCCGAACCGAAAAACCTCACGAAGGCGTTGCTCGACAAGCTTTTGATGGTGAAGGTATTTTGGCGTTTTTACCATTAAGTGACCCACATCTTTGCTCGATTGTCTGGTCTCAGCCTGCCACTGAGGCAGCAAGACGCCAGTCTTTAGAACCTGCTGATTTTAATAAAGAACTGGCGGTTGCATTTGATGTTCGTCTGGGTCTTTGCCAAGTGGAAAGTGAGCGATTAACCATTCCTCTCACAGGGCGTTATGCAAGGCAATTTGCAGCTCAACGCTTAGCTCTGTTGGGGGATGCGGCACATACTATTCATCCATTAGCAGGCCAAGGGGTTAACCTTGGGTTTATGGATGTGGCTATGTTGATTGGTGAAATTAAACGTTTGCACCGCGAAGGTAAAGACTTTGGTCAATATTTATACTTGCGTGATTACGAGCGCAGCCGTAAGCACAGTGCAGCGTTGATGTTAGCTGGTATGCAAGGCTTCCGTGAATTGTTTGATGGCAATAACCCTGCGAAGAAATTACTTCGTGATATCGGGCTGGTTTTAGCGGACAGCTTACCGGGTGTTAAACCGCAATTATTGAACCATGCGATGGGGCTGTTTGATATGCCGAAGTGGCTGGAACAGTTACAAGTCGAAGACACTCTCTAA
- the gcvH gene encoding glycine cleavage system protein GcvH encodes MSNTPKELMYTREHEWLRDEGNGEFTVGITEHAQETLGDMVFVDLPEVGTAVSAGDDVAVVESVKAASDIYAPLSGEIVAVNSELNDAPELVNEQPYQEGWIFRIKASDTAELADLIDAAGYTSMIEAEE; translated from the coding sequence ATGAGCAATACACCTAAAGAATTAATGTACACCCGTGAACATGAGTGGCTGCGCGATGAAGGTAATGGTGAATTTACAGTTGGTATCACCGAACATGCGCAAGAAACGTTGGGTGACATGGTGTTTGTTGATTTACCCGAAGTGGGGACGGCGGTAAGTGCAGGTGATGACGTTGCAGTCGTCGAATCAGTTAAAGCAGCATCTGATATTTACGCACCACTGAGTGGCGAAATTGTGGCGGTTAATAGTGAGTTGAATGACGCGCCAGAACTCGTAAATGAACAGCCGTATCAAGAAGGTTGGATTTTCCGCATTAAAGCATCCGATACCGCAGAGCTGGCGGATTTGATTGATGCGGCGGGGTATACCTCTATGATCGAAGCCGAAGAATAG